One window from the genome of Synechococcus sp. PROS-7-1 encodes:
- the zwf gene encoding glucose-6-phosphate dehydrogenase, with product MSATMTNPLRVGLRQERVIAPQCLVIFGASGDLTHRKLVPALFELFLQRRLPSEFALLGCARRPWSDEEFRQKMAQAMEKTVNENRVAWDQFAAGMFYEPVDLQQPEDLVKLGHRLDSIDRLRATRSNRTFYLSVSPKFYGSGCRALADAGLLKDPQRSRVVIEKPFGRDYGSAQALNRIVQSCGQENQIFRIDHYLGKETVQNIMVLRFANTIFEPIWNRNYISSVQITAAETVGVEERAGYYETSGALRDMVQNHLTQMLAITAMETPGRFDPEAIRSEKAKVLQAARLADENEPWNCCIRGQYGPGGTQENPLAGYRQEPGVDPNSTTETYVAMKLFIDNWRWQGVPFYVRTGKRLPKRLSEVVLTFREAPVHLFDAAGGGPTANQLILRIQPDEGAEFRFEVKSPGSGMRSRPVEMEFSYDESFGEPSDEGYVRLLADAMLGDPTLFTRSDEVEAAWRLYTPLLELIEDSPWQLPIHPYESRTWGPAASDALMARDGLLWRRP from the coding sequence ATGAGCGCAACGATGACGAACCCGCTGAGGGTCGGACTGCGTCAGGAGCGAGTCATCGCACCCCAGTGCCTTGTGATCTTCGGTGCGAGCGGTGACCTCACCCATCGGAAGCTGGTCCCAGCCTTATTCGAGCTCTTTCTGCAGCGACGCTTGCCGAGCGAATTCGCCCTTCTTGGCTGCGCCCGTCGGCCCTGGAGCGATGAAGAGTTCCGCCAGAAAATGGCCCAGGCCATGGAGAAGACGGTGAACGAGAACCGCGTGGCATGGGACCAGTTCGCAGCTGGCATGTTCTACGAGCCGGTGGATCTCCAGCAGCCCGAGGATCTGGTGAAGCTGGGTCACCGGCTCGACAGCATCGACCGCCTCAGGGCAACCCGCAGCAACCGCACCTTCTATCTTTCGGTCTCACCGAAGTTCTACGGCAGTGGGTGTCGGGCATTGGCCGATGCCGGCCTGCTGAAGGATCCTCAACGCAGCCGTGTGGTGATTGAAAAGCCCTTTGGACGGGACTACGGAAGCGCCCAGGCCCTGAATCGCATCGTTCAAAGCTGTGGCCAGGAAAACCAGATCTTCCGCATCGACCACTATCTGGGCAAGGAAACGGTGCAGAACATCATGGTTCTGCGCTTTGCCAACACCATTTTCGAACCGATCTGGAACCGGAATTACATCTCCAGTGTTCAGATCACAGCGGCTGAAACCGTCGGCGTCGAAGAGCGTGCCGGTTACTACGAAACGTCCGGTGCATTGCGCGACATGGTGCAGAACCACCTGACGCAGATGTTGGCGATCACGGCCATGGAGACGCCGGGCCGTTTCGACCCCGAGGCCATTCGCAGTGAAAAAGCCAAGGTGCTGCAGGCAGCCCGTCTAGCGGATGAAAACGAGCCTTGGAATTGCTGTATTCGCGGACAGTACGGACCGGGTGGCACCCAAGAGAATCCCCTGGCCGGATACCGACAGGAACCGGGGGTGGATCCCAACAGCACCACAGAGACCTACGTGGCCATGAAGCTGTTCATCGACAATTGGCGGTGGCAAGGGGTGCCGTTCTATGTGCGCACCGGCAAGCGACTGCCGAAACGTCTCAGCGAAGTGGTCCTCACGTTCCGGGAAGCGCCGGTTCACTTGTTTGATGCCGCAGGCGGCGGTCCCACCGCGAACCAGCTGATCCTGCGCATCCAACCCGACGAGGGTGCTGAATTCCGTTTCGAGGTGAAGTCCCCCGGATCAGGTATGCGCAGCCGACCCGTGGAGATGGAATTCTCTTACGACGAATCCTTCGGGGAACCCTCCGACGAGGGTTATGTGCGTCTTCTTGCCGATGCAATGCTCGGCGACCCCACCCTGTTCACCCGCAGCGATGAAGTGGAGGCCGCCTGGCGTCTCTACACCCCCCTGCTTGAGCTCATTGAAGACAGCCCCTGGCAGCTGCCGATTCATCCCTATGAGTCACGAACCTGGGGGCCCGCAGCCTCTGACGCTCTGATGGCCCGCGATGGCCTGCTCTGGCGCCGTCCCTGA